The Chryseobacterium suipulveris genome window below encodes:
- a CDS encoding peptide chain release factor 3 codes for MSDLIKEIEKRKTFGIIAHPDAGKTTLTEKLLLFGGAIQEAGAVKSNKIKKGATSDFMEIERQRGISVATSVLAFEYKGRKINILDTPGHKDFAEDTYRTLTAVDSVIVVVDVAKGVEEQTEKLVQVCRMRNIPMIVFINKLDREGKDAFDLLDEVEQKLGLTVVPLSLPIGMGSDFQGIYNIWENNIQLFLEEKKQKVGESIKFDDLNDPKIDELIGEKAASTLREELELIHSVYPEFNREDYMNGDLQPVFFGSALNNFGVRELLDAFIEIAPMPQPKESDARIVKPEEKNFSGFVFKIHANMDPKHRDRLAFVKIVSGTFKRNENYLLVREGKKMKFSSPNAFFADKKEIVDESFPGDIVGLHDTGNFRIGDTLTAGEKIQFKGIPSFSPEHFRYINNDDPLKAKQLAKGIDQLMDEGVAQLFTLEMNGRKVIGTVGALQFEVIQYRLEHEYGAKCTYEPLSIHKACWIEADEKSEEFKEFARLKQRFMARDKYGQLVFLADSSFTIHMTQEKFPNVKLHFISEFSYE; via the coding sequence ATGTCAGATTTAATCAAAGAAATAGAGAAAAGGAAAACTTTCGGAATCATCGCGCACCCCGATGCTGGAAAAACCACTTTAACCGAAAAATTGTTGCTCTTCGGAGGAGCGATTCAGGAAGCGGGCGCAGTGAAATCCAACAAAATAAAAAAGGGGGCGACTTCCGACTTTATGGAAATCGAGCGACAGCGCGGAATTTCTGTGGCAACCTCGGTTTTGGCGTTTGAATATAAAGGAAGAAAAATCAACATCCTCGATACTCCCGGTCACAAGGATTTTGCGGAGGATACCTACAGAACTTTAACTGCGGTAGATTCCGTAATCGTCGTGGTGGACGTTGCCAAAGGTGTGGAGGAACAAACCGAAAAACTCGTACAGGTTTGCCGGATGAGGAATATCCCGATGATCGTCTTCATCAACAAACTCGACCGTGAAGGAAAAGATGCTTTCGATTTATTGGATGAGGTTGAACAGAAATTAGGTTTGACAGTGGTTCCGCTTTCTCTGCCGATTGGGATGGGAAGCGACTTTCAGGGAATTTACAATATTTGGGAAAACAACATCCAACTCTTCCTGGAAGAGAAGAAACAAAAAGTTGGTGAATCCATCAAGTTTGACGATCTCAATGATCCGAAAATTGACGAACTGATTGGCGAAAAAGCCGCTTCAACTTTAAGAGAAGAACTGGAGCTGATCCATTCCGTGTATCCAGAATTTAACCGCGAAGATTATATGAACGGTGATTTGCAGCCCGTATTTTTTGGTTCGGCGCTGAATAATTTTGGAGTAAGAGAATTGCTTGATGCCTTCATCGAAATCGCACCAATGCCGCAACCAAAGGAAAGCGACGCCAGAATTGTGAAACCAGAGGAAAAAAACTTCAGCGGTTTTGTGTTTAAAATCCACGCGAATATGGATCCGAAACACCGTGACCGTCTCGCTTTCGTGAAGATTGTTTCGGGAACCTTCAAGAGAAATGAAAATTATCTTTTGGTAAGGGAAGGCAAAAAAATGAAGTTCTCCTCTCCTAACGCTTTTTTCGCGGACAAAAAAGAAATTGTTGACGAAAGTTTTCCGGGAGATATTGTGGGACTTCACGACACCGGGAATTTCAGGATCGGCGATACATTGACAGCTGGAGAAAAAATCCAGTTCAAGGGAATCCCGAGTTTCTCGCCTGAACATTTCAGATACATTAACAACGATGATCCACTAAAGGCGAAACAGCTTGCGAAAGGAATCGACCAGTTGATGGATGAAGGTGTGGCACAGCTTTTCACACTGGAAATGAACGGCAGAAAAGTGATCGGAACAGTTGGCGCGCTACAGTTTGAGGTGATCCAATACCGACTCGAACACGAGTACGGAGCGAAATGTACGTATGAACCGCTCTCCATCCACAAAGCGTGTTGGATCGAGGCGGACGAAAAATCGGAAGAGTTCAAAGAATTTGCCCGCTTGAAACAGCGATTCATGGCAAGAGATAAATATGGACAACTGGTTTTCCTCGCGGATTCGTCATTTACCATTCACATGACCCAGGAGAAGTTTCCGAATGTGAAGCTGCATTTCATCAGCGAATTCAGTTATGAGTGA
- a CDS encoding DUF4349 domain-containing protein, protein MKNFFLIPVVALAAVSCDKTTIQQTTDNIKRADSLFTKANDGLKTLDSISKTINKSDGITRKVIIPEIEKQKKAIDSTIKSGGWKIDSINKEIEKITKNVKTGTAVVKTLDSAKNALNKGENPLVVLTKTADKILKQTKTTEQTPQPQPQPQPQPQSQPQSQPQPQVQPQVQPEKNPLVKNAKLEVQIENLSDSKAILRQRIRDNNADLVSENFSQNEGIQKEFITVKVPLQNFENLVSGISGLGEVRMKNTSTEGTDYVYGQMCDVEITLTQNEKIADIPPAKEEKTETFGDKSSGAFMSGFKVLGDGLLFLLPFWPLFLIVGLIWFFINRNRRKREQRELERQQKLRRDHSFDTAVKNDSPETTSENTTENKGENDEPDYSKYLPKK, encoded by the coding sequence ATGAAGAATTTTTTTCTAATACCCGTCGTTGCTCTTGCAGCGGTTTCTTGCGACAAAACCACGATTCAGCAAACGACCGACAATATTAAAAGAGCCGATTCCCTTTTTACCAAAGCCAATGACGGGCTGAAAACATTGGACTCCATCTCGAAAACCATCAACAAATCGGATGGAATCACCAGAAAAGTTATCATCCCAGAAATCGAAAAGCAGAAAAAAGCGATCGATTCCACAATCAAATCAGGGGGCTGGAAAATTGATTCCATTAATAAAGAAATCGAGAAAATCACCAAAAACGTAAAAACCGGAACCGCGGTGGTAAAAACTTTGGACTCTGCGAAAAATGCTTTGAACAAGGGAGAAAATCCGCTCGTCGTACTGACAAAAACTGCCGACAAGATTCTAAAACAGACGAAGACTACAGAGCAAACTCCTCAACCTCAACCTCAACCTCAACCTCAACCTCAATCTCAACCTCAATCTCAACCTCAACCTCAAGTTCAACCGCAGGTTCAACCGGAGAAAAATCCTTTGGTAAAAAATGCGAAACTGGAAGTTCAGATAGAAAATCTCTCGGACTCGAAAGCGATTTTAAGACAGAGAATCCGTGACAACAATGCTGATTTGGTTTCTGAAAATTTCAGCCAGAACGAGGGAATCCAGAAAGAATTCATTACCGTGAAAGTTCCGCTTCAGAATTTTGAAAACCTGGTGAGCGGAATTTCGGGATTGGGCGAAGTTCGGATGAAAAATACCTCCACCGAAGGAACAGACTATGTTTACGGACAAATGTGCGATGTGGAAATCACCTTGACTCAGAACGAAAAAATCGCAGACATTCCTCCTGCGAAAGAAGAAAAAACCGAAACTTTCGGCGACAAATCTTCGGGCGCGTTCATGAGCGGCTTCAAAGTACTCGGCGACGGATTACTCTTTCTGCTCCCTTTTTGGCCGCTGTTCCTCATCGTCGGACTCATCTGGTTTTTCATCAATAGAAATAGAAGGAAAAGGGAACAGAGGGAATTGGAAAGGCAGCAAAAACTGCGTCGCGATCACTCTTTTGACACAGCTGTAAAGAACGATTCACCCGAAACAACTTCGGAAAACACGACGGAAAATAAAGGAGAAAACGACGAACCCGACTACTCGAAATATCTGCCGAAAAAATAA
- a CDS encoding alpha/beta hydrolase has protein sequence MKIDLYTVIAIIAFITLFIGLVIYFFQHKFFFHPEKLPPDFKFAYDHLKAEEVTVEPEPGAKINYLHFIVDHPKGVVIYLKGNTKSIKGWGKFAIDFTRLGYEVIMMDYRGFGKSTGKRTVEAMKRDSQFIYDLAKKEYSEEKIIVYGRSLGSGFAARLASRNNPRMLILTSPLYSLLRTIHRYLPFMPAKPFLRYNIPTFQYLKSVRCPIKIIHGSDDNLVPLSTAADLSEINPELTRLYVILRAGHINIHQFEEYHRVMEEIFEERKVIIDAEKTSLGYSHRK, from the coding sequence ATGAAAATAGATCTGTACACCGTCATTGCAATTATTGCCTTTATCACCCTTTTTATTGGGTTGGTTATCTATTTTTTTCAGCATAAATTTTTCTTTCATCCCGAAAAACTTCCTCCCGATTTTAAATTTGCATACGACCACCTTAAAGCCGAAGAAGTCACTGTCGAACCAGAACCGGGAGCGAAAATCAATTATCTTCACTTTATTGTTGACCATCCGAAAGGGGTCGTTATTTACCTGAAAGGCAATACCAAAAGCATCAAAGGTTGGGGAAAATTTGCCATCGATTTTACACGGCTCGGTTACGAAGTGATTATGATGGATTACCGCGGATTCGGGAAAAGCACCGGCAAACGTACTGTTGAAGCCATGAAGCGAGACTCGCAGTTTATTTACGACCTTGCCAAGAAAGAATACTCAGAAGAAAAAATAATCGTTTATGGGCGAAGTCTTGGTTCTGGTTTTGCTGCACGACTCGCTTCCAGGAACAATCCGCGAATGTTGATTCTCACCTCACCACTTTATTCACTGTTGAGGACAATTCATCGCTATCTTCCATTTATGCCTGCAAAACCGTTCCTTAGATACAATATTCCGACCTTTCAGTATTTGAAAAGTGTTCGCTGCCCTATCAAAATCATTCACGGAAGCGACGACAATCTGGTTCCTCTCAGTACTGCAGCAGATTTGTCAGAAATCAATCCCGAACTGACGCGACTTTACGTCATTCTACGTGCGGGACATATCAACATTCATCAGTTTGAGGAATACCATCGGGTGATGGAGGAAATTTTCGAGGAGCGAAAAGTAATCATCGATGCAGAAAAAACGAGTCTGGGTTATTCGCACCGAAAATAA
- a CDS encoding GEVED domain-containing protein, translated as MKNFLLSMKSLLLMVCISIFAANSVNGQVLLHDNGPVFNVPGPPQLSVLQTNIGLSVYGPNASKTAGYTVADDFVLTAATDIGHFEFYSYQTGATSATINAVYLRIYNGSPASGGTVVWGDLTTNRLSSAVLTGGYRVLDTNQTDTTRQLQLIKANTPGLNLAAGTYWVEVQFGGSATSGPWAPPITITGQTTTGNGLQYDPAAATFNPLNDGTFQQGLPFRVYGPMTACTGVPNGGTAVVTPTEGMPGSAYVVSATGYSENPGLSYQWQSNTNNAGWINEGSATSSYAAYNATAPANMGDAVQWRLQVTCTATSDVAYSTVANFTVALVYCTPTATTNDATGLTNVTFNTINNTTASTAAYSNYSAMTTTVMPGSTHNLSVLVNTAGNYTVKTKAWIDWSGNDQNFTSATAYDLGTIVNNANGAPSLSPVAITIPAGQAAGSYRMRIRAVYGSTAVPVPCGNQNWSEAEDYTIIVGSLAVNDSGLNQAVQIYPNPVVDVLNVKGFNLKTVQIFDISGKKVDVKIDGNVINTSKLQTGAYVIQMTDANGNVVTRRFNKK; from the coding sequence ATGAAAAATTTTTTACTTTCGATGAAGTCGTTACTTCTCATGGTCTGCATTTCAATCTTTGCAGCCAATTCTGTAAATGGGCAGGTCCTGCTACATGACAATGGACCTGTATTCAATGTACCCGGCCCACCGCAATTAAGTGTCTTACAGACAAACATCGGACTATCTGTTTACGGGCCAAATGCATCAAAAACTGCTGGATATACTGTAGCAGATGATTTCGTTCTGACCGCCGCGACGGACATTGGTCATTTTGAGTTTTACTCTTATCAAACTGGCGCAACCTCTGCAACAATTAATGCGGTTTATCTCCGAATTTACAATGGAAGTCCGGCAAGTGGAGGAACAGTAGTTTGGGGCGATCTTACGACCAATAGACTTTCATCTGCTGTATTAACTGGTGGATACAGAGTTCTGGACACCAACCAAACTGACACAACAAGACAGCTTCAACTGATCAAAGCAAACACTCCCGGACTAAACTTGGCAGCTGGAACTTATTGGGTGGAAGTACAATTTGGGGGATCAGCAACCAGTGGTCCATGGGCACCGCCAATCACCATCACAGGACAAACTACCACCGGAAACGGACTGCAATACGATCCGGCTGCAGCCACTTTTAATCCGTTAAATGACGGCACTTTCCAACAAGGGTTACCATTTAGAGTTTATGGACCTATGACAGCATGTACAGGTGTTCCAAATGGTGGTACTGCAGTTGTGACTCCAACTGAAGGAATGCCTGGCTCTGCCTACGTCGTTTCTGCGACCGGATATTCAGAAAATCCCGGACTTTCTTACCAATGGCAGTCCAATACCAACAATGCCGGTTGGATTAATGAAGGATCGGCAACCAGCTCTTATGCTGCTTATAATGCTACCGCACCTGCAAACATGGGCGATGCAGTGCAATGGAGATTGCAGGTAACCTGTACCGCAACCAGTGATGTTGCCTACTCTACAGTAGCAAATTTCACTGTTGCCCTCGTTTATTGTACACCAACCGCGACTACTAATGACGCAACAGGTTTGACCAATGTGACGTTCAATACTATCAATAACACTACTGCTTCTACAGCAGCTTATTCCAATTATTCGGCAATGACCACTACGGTAATGCCTGGATCTACCCATAATTTAAGTGTCCTGGTAAATACCGCGGGTAATTACACTGTAAAGACAAAAGCATGGATAGACTGGAGCGGAAATGATCAAAACTTCACCAGTGCAACTGCTTATGATTTAGGAACCATTGTAAATAATGCTAATGGAGCTCCGAGTTTGAGTCCGGTTGCCATAACAATTCCTGCGGGACAAGCTGCCGGTTCGTACAGAATGAGAATCCGTGCTGTATATGGTTCAACCGCTGTTCCTGTTCCTTGTGGAAATCAAAACTGGAGTGAAGCGGAAGACTACACCATCATCGTTGGTTCACTTGCAGTGAATGACAGTGGACTAAATCAAGCCGTTCAAATTTATCCTAACCCAGTTGTCGATGTGCTCAACGTGAAAGGATTTAATTTGAAAACTGTTCAGATATTTGACATCAGTGGTAAAAAAGTTGATGTAAAAATTGACGGAAACGTGATTAACACTAGTAAACTTCAAACCGGAGCATATGTGATTCAAATGACAGATGCTAACGGAAATGTAGTTACCAGAAGGTTTAACAAAAAATAA
- a CDS encoding alpha/beta hydrolase — protein sequence MSELIKYFQEKVVFLPVVLPDHHTFDFDENFEEHLLETPFDGKINILHFKINEPKGVILYFHGNADNLHRWGRIAVEFTKFGYDVLVMDYRGYGKSTGPRNEKFLYSDAQFFYDFGKEKYGEENIVVYGRSLGGAFATKVAGENYPKMVILEATFYNLQDIVNRWLPGKVTDRVSPKMTYHFLSNENILKVKVPLYHFHGTKDFTVPLKSGRKLFEAFKNRHPKIPKKFIEIKGGTHDDLIKFEEFKTELGKIL from the coding sequence ATGTCCGAACTCATCAAATATTTTCAAGAGAAGGTGGTTTTTTTACCGGTAGTTTTGCCGGATCACCACACTTTCGATTTTGATGAAAACTTCGAAGAACATCTTCTCGAAACCCCCTTTGACGGAAAAATAAACATCCTTCATTTTAAGATTAATGAGCCAAAAGGTGTGATTCTCTATTTCCACGGAAATGCAGATAACCTCCACCGTTGGGGAAGAATCGCAGTAGAGTTCACCAAGTTTGGCTACGATGTTCTCGTGATGGATTACCGTGGCTACGGAAAAAGCACCGGTCCCAGAAATGAAAAATTCCTGTATTCCGACGCACAGTTTTTCTATGATTTTGGTAAAGAAAAATATGGCGAAGAAAACATCGTTGTGTACGGAAGAAGTTTAGGTGGTGCATTTGCTACAAAAGTTGCTGGTGAAAACTACCCGAAAATGGTGATTCTCGAAGCAACTTTCTACAATCTTCAAGACATTGTAAACCGATGGTTACCCGGAAAAGTAACGGACCGAGTTTCGCCGAAAATGACTTACCATTTCCTTTCAAATGAAAATATCCTTAAAGTAAAAGTTCCTCTATATCATTTTCACGGAACGAAGGATTTCACCGTACCACTGAAATCGGGCAGAAAACTTTTTGAAGCTTTTAAAAACAGACATCCAAAAATCCCCAAAAAATTTATCGAAATCAAAGGTGGAACCCACGATGATTTAATTAAATTTGAAGAATTTAAAACGGAACTGGGAAAAATCCTTTAG
- a CDS encoding 3'-5' exonuclease, with protein MLDFCAIDFETATQERNSACEMGICVVENGEIVKTETWLIKPPSFPYFHPRNIEVHGITPEDVVDAPTFEDIWHEAENLMYGNLMIAHNAAFDAGVLRGCLDYYGFFKPKLNYLCSISLAKKSWKNLPRYGLKTLADHHHISFNHHRAGADAEVCAKISLLAFQNLMVTRNEEVQEVMKKSVKLL; from the coding sequence ATGCTCGATTTCTGCGCCATCGATTTTGAAACCGCCACTCAAGAACGGAATTCCGCCTGTGAAATGGGAATCTGCGTCGTGGAAAACGGCGAGATTGTGAAGACAGAAACCTGGCTGATCAAACCGCCGAGTTTCCCTTACTTTCACCCACGAAACATCGAGGTGCACGGAATTACTCCAGAAGATGTTGTGGATGCACCGACTTTTGAAGACATTTGGCACGAAGCCGAAAATTTGATGTACGGAAATTTGATGATTGCGCACAATGCCGCATTTGATGCGGGGGTTTTGCGTGGGTGTCTCGATTATTACGGTTTCTTCAAACCGAAACTCAATTACCTTTGCTCTATTTCTTTGGCGAAAAAATCCTGGAAAAACCTACCAAGATATGGACTGAAAACTTTAGCAGATCACCATCACATTTCCTTTAACCACCATCGTGCAGGAGCCGACGCCGAAGTCTGTGCAAAAATCTCACTTCTGGCGTTCCAAAATTTAATGGTTACCAGAAATGAGGAAGTTCAGGAAGTGATGAAGAAAAGCGTGAAGTTACTTTAG
- a CDS encoding type II toxin-antitoxin system RelE/ParE family toxin: MAETDGLYEIKVEFKSNIYRIFCCFDKGNLVVLFNAFQKKTQKTPKKEIALALKLKDEYFNSKN; this comes from the coding sequence ATGGCTGAAACTGACGGACTTTATGAAATAAAGGTTGAATTCAAAAGCAACATTTACCGAATTTTTTGTTGTTTTGACAAAGGTAATTTAGTCGTTTTGTTCAATGCTTTTCAAAAGAAAACTCAAAAGACACCAAAAAAAGAAATTGCTTTGGCTCTTAAACTGAAAGATGAATATTTTAATTCAAAAAATTAG
- a CDS encoding helix-turn-helix domain-containing protein: MNILIQKIRKMENKIKQAKSFDELLDIKYGKIGTEKRDHFEEKAQYFVISEMLKESRRESKMTQEQLAEKVGTKKSYISRLENGKCDIQLSTLYRIFEFGLGKKINLLIS, encoded by the coding sequence ATGAATATTTTAATTCAAAAAATTAGAAAAATGGAAAATAAGATAAAACAAGCGAAAAGTTTTGATGAATTATTGGACATCAAATACGGCAAAATTGGAACTGAAAAGCGTGATCATTTTGAGGAAAAAGCACAATATTTTGTGATTAGCGAAATGCTTAAAGAATCTCGCAGGGAATCAAAAATGACTCAAGAACAACTCGCTGAGAAAGTGGGAACCAAAAAAAGTTACATTTCAAGATTAGAAAACGGAAAATGCGACATTCAACTTTCTACGCTTTACAGAATTTTTGAGTTTGGACTTGGAAAAAAAATCAATTTGCTAATTAGCTAA
- the apaG gene encoding Co2+/Mg2+ efflux protein ApaG — MFSTTTFDIRVSVIPEYDFKNSFPAENRFVFRYNVTIENLGDTPIRLLRRKWLIYDVGFGFTEVTGEGVIGMTPEIRPRDKFRYFSNVMLRSGVGSMSGTYYCKNLLTNEDLEIEIPKFNLVAEVLSN; from the coding sequence ATGTTCTCAACCACTACTTTCGACATCAGAGTTTCCGTGATTCCCGAGTATGATTTTAAAAACAGTTTTCCGGCAGAAAACCGATTCGTTTTTCGTTATAATGTGACGATCGAAAATTTGGGCGACACACCGATCCGACTTCTTAGGAGAAAGTGGCTCATTTACGATGTTGGTTTCGGCTTTACCGAAGTTACCGGTGAAGGCGTAATCGGCATGACTCCCGAAATCAGACCCCGTGACAAGTTCCGGTATTTCTCAAACGTGATGCTGCGTTCCGGCGTCGGAAGCATGAGCGGAACCTACTACTGCAAAAACCTTCTAACCAACGAAGATCTGGAAATCGAAATCCCGAAATTCAATTTGGTTGCGGAGGTTTTGAGTAATTGA
- the odhB gene encoding 2-oxoglutarate dehydrogenase complex dihydrolipoyllysine-residue succinyltransferase — protein sequence MSILEMKVPSPGESITEVEIASWLVKDGDYVEKDQPIAEVDSDKATLELPAEQSGVITLKAEEGEVVQVGQVVCLIDMDAAKPTTAETKEAPKTENSEAPKAEAKVVEKPAIVQEAKKEEKPATYATGTPSPAAKKILDEKGIDPAQVSGSGRDGRITKEDAQTAAVPAMGAVSATSGSRASTTTKLSVLRRKLAARLVSVKNETAMLTTFNEVDMSEIFRIRKQYKDEFAAKHGVGLGFMSFFTKAVTRALQMYPDVNASIDGDFKINYDFCDISIAVSGPKGLMVPVLRNAETMSFRGVEANIKELAERVRDGKITVDEMTGGTFTVTNGGVFGSMLSTPIINPPQSAILGMHNIIQRPVAVDGQVVIRPMMYVAMSYDHRIIDGRESVGFLVAVKEGIDNPVEILMGGDERKALEL from the coding sequence ATGTCAATATTAGAAATGAAAGTCCCTTCACCGGGAGAATCCATCACAGAAGTTGAAATCGCATCATGGTTGGTTAAAGACGGCGATTACGTTGAAAAGGACCAGCCAATTGCAGAAGTTGATTCCGACAAGGCAACCCTCGAACTTCCGGCAGAACAAAGCGGTGTAATCACATTGAAAGCCGAAGAAGGCGAAGTGGTGCAGGTAGGTCAGGTTGTTTGCCTGATCGATATGGACGCTGCAAAACCTACGACAGCAGAAACCAAGGAAGCTCCGAAAACTGAAAATTCGGAAGCTCCGAAAGCGGAAGCGAAAGTGGTGGAAAAACCAGCCATCGTGCAGGAAGCTAAGAAAGAAGAGAAACCGGCGACATATGCAACGGGAACCCCTTCACCTGCAGCTAAGAAAATCTTGGATGAAAAAGGCATCGATCCAGCACAGGTTTCTGGTTCGGGAAGAGATGGTAGAATCACTAAGGAAGATGCTCAAACTGCGGCAGTTCCTGCAATGGGAGCGGTTTCTGCAACTTCGGGTTCCAGAGCTTCTACCACGACCAAACTTTCAGTTCTGAGAAGAAAATTGGCAGCAAGATTAGTTTCCGTGAAAAACGAAACTGCGATGCTGACAACGTTCAACGAAGTGGATATGTCTGAAATCTTCAGAATCAGAAAACAATATAAAGACGAATTCGCCGCTAAACATGGAGTTGGTTTGGGATTCATGTCATTCTTCACCAAAGCGGTGACAAGAGCGCTCCAAATGTATCCAGATGTAAACGCTTCGATCGACGGCGACTTCAAAATCAATTATGATTTCTGCGATATCTCCATCGCGGTTTCCGGGCCGAAAGGTTTGATGGTTCCCGTTTTGAGAAACGCCGAAACAATGTCTTTCAGAGGGGTAGAAGCTAATATCAAAGAACTTGCGGAAAGAGTGAGAGACGGAAAAATCACGGTGGACGAAATGACCGGCGGAACTTTCACCGTGACCAACGGTGGCGTTTTCGGATCCATGCTTTCAACGCCGATTATCAATCCGCCGCAATCTGCGATTTTGGGAATGCACAACATTATCCAAAGACCGGTTGCAGTGGACGGACAAGTGGTGATCCGACCAATGATGTACGTTGCAATGTCTTATGACCACAGAATTATCGACGGCAGAGAATCCGTAGGTTTCCTGGTTGCAGTGAAAGAAGGAATCGACAATCCGGTTGAGATTTTGATGGGTGGCGACGAAAGAAAAGCGCTCGAACTTTAA